One stretch of Comamonas testosteroni DNA includes these proteins:
- a CDS encoding LysR substrate-binding domain-containing protein, whose protein sequence is MELRQLRYFVDIAKTEHLTTSARNLFVTQSTLSHGLRQLEEELGMVLFERIGRGLKLSQAGVVFRNYAERALHEIEAGRMALADLSELQTGTLTLGVIPTFLNTLVAPAVAAFTRAYPKVNVVVRELLAPPVEAGLLDGSLDLGVSFHPPQRTELEALPLFDERMMLLVNPSHALAGRRTLAVKSLAGVPLALLPRSFYTRGLIDNGLRDAGVTPSLRVEMGSVESLIALCRWGDMATIVPERAAQQASDMVAIHLVGPQLVRTAGLLWRRGSHYSAAAREFAALLAPAARASLGREA, encoded by the coding sequence ATGGAACTGCGCCAGCTGCGCTACTTTGTCGACATTGCCAAGACCGAGCACCTGACGACCTCGGCGCGCAACCTGTTCGTGACCCAGTCCACGCTGTCGCACGGGCTGCGCCAGCTGGAGGAGGAACTGGGCATGGTGCTGTTCGAGCGCATAGGCCGTGGGCTCAAGCTCTCGCAGGCCGGCGTGGTGTTCCGCAACTATGCCGAGCGCGCACTGCACGAGATCGAGGCCGGGCGCATGGCGCTGGCCGATCTCAGCGAGCTGCAGACCGGCACCCTTACCCTGGGCGTGATCCCCACTTTTCTCAACACCCTGGTCGCGCCAGCCGTGGCGGCCTTCACGCGAGCCTATCCCAAGGTCAACGTGGTGGTGCGCGAGCTGCTGGCGCCGCCCGTGGAGGCCGGCCTGCTCGACGGCAGCCTGGACCTGGGCGTGAGCTTTCATCCGCCGCAGCGCACCGAACTCGAGGCCCTGCCGCTGTTCGATGAACGCATGATGCTGCTGGTCAATCCCTCGCATGCGCTGGCCGGGCGGCGCACGCTGGCGGTCAAGTCTCTGGCCGGCGTGCCGCTGGCGCTGCTGCCGCGCAGCTTCTACACGCGCGGCCTGATCGACAACGGCCTGCGCGATGCGGGCGTCACGCCCAGCCTGCGCGTGGAAATGGGCTCGGTGGAATCGCTGATCGCGCTGTGCCGCTGGGGCGACATGGCCACCATCGTGCCCGAGCGCGCGGCCCAGCAGGCCAGCGATATGGTGGCCATACATCTGGTGGGCCCGCAGTTGGTGCGCACGGCCGGACTGCTGTGGCGTCGCGGCAGCCATTACAGCGCCGCGGCGCGCGAGTTCGCGGCGCTGCTGGCGCCCGCGGCGCGCGCCAGCCTGGGACGAGAAGCCTAG
- a CDS encoding branched-chain amino acid transaminase codes for MSPVVPSMSDRDGKIWMDGQLVEWRDAKIHVLTHTLHYGCGAFEGVRAYETAQGTAIFRLEEHTKRLFNSAKILRMQIPFSQEQVNQAQVEVVKANGLKSCYLRPLTWIGDRKLGVSPKGNTIHLMVAAWAWGAYLGEEGMQRGIRTKISSFTRHHVNITMSQAKAVSNYTNSILANTEALDDGYDEAILLDASGFVSEGSGENIFVIKDGVVYTPDLSAGALNGITRNTVLHICKDLGLEVVQKRITRDELYISDELFFTGTAAEVTPIREVDRLQIGEGRRGPITEKIQAAYFDIVNGRNPKYAHWLTLV; via the coding sequence ATGAGCCCTGTTGTTCCCTCGATGTCCGACCGCGACGGAAAGATCTGGATGGATGGCCAGTTGGTGGAGTGGCGCGATGCCAAGATCCATGTGCTGACCCACACGCTGCACTATGGCTGCGGCGCCTTTGAAGGCGTGCGCGCCTATGAAACCGCACAGGGCACGGCCATCTTCCGCCTTGAAGAGCACACCAAGCGCCTGTTCAACAGCGCCAAGATTCTGCGCATGCAGATCCCGTTCAGCCAGGAGCAGGTCAACCAGGCCCAGGTCGAGGTGGTCAAGGCCAACGGCCTCAAATCCTGCTATCTGCGCCCGCTGACCTGGATCGGCGACCGCAAGCTGGGTGTCTCGCCCAAGGGCAATACCATCCACCTGATGGTCGCTGCCTGGGCCTGGGGCGCCTATCTGGGCGAGGAAGGCATGCAGCGCGGCATCCGCACCAAGATTTCCAGCTTCACCCGCCACCATGTGAACATCACCATGAGCCAGGCCAAGGCGGTGAGCAACTACACCAACTCCATCCTGGCCAATACCGAGGCTCTGGACGACGGCTACGACGAGGCCATCCTGCTGGACGCCTCGGGCTTTGTCTCCGAAGGATCGGGCGAGAACATCTTTGTGATCAAGGACGGCGTGGTCTACACCCCCGACCTGTCCGCCGGCGCACTCAACGGCATCACACGCAACACCGTGCTGCACATCTGCAAGGACCTCGGCCTGGAAGTGGTGCAAAAGCGCATCACCCGCGATGAGCTTTACATTTCGGACGAGCTGTTCTTCACCGGCACCGCTGCAGAAGTCACGCCCATCCGCGAAGTGGACCGCCTGCAGATCGGCGAAGGCCGCCGCGGCCCGATCACCGAGAAAATCCAGGCTGCCTACTTTGACATCGTCAACGGCCGCAATCCCAAGTACGCACACTGGCTGACCTTGGTATAA
- a CDS encoding glycosyltransferase family 32 protein, translating into MTRIPAQLFKSALKLVQPRALKSSASYCDAIPVIVEGEVAAPAPQLAASPGAAIPKKLWTYWNHAQPDSFVRECIQSWRLQCPDYEVCLVHPGNLAQYVAQEALPARFHELHPTKQSDWLRLYLVALHGGFWLDASTLLTRSLGWMQAAVDSRTEFVGFYLEKFTTQVQTPVIESWAFGALAGSGFIVAWQREFHQALIVEGTEAYLRRLQAQPDWVDIRQNIGDPHYLLIHVTAQQVLRQRQYSRMALFKAEDSAYYYHHALRWKWYLLYPQLCRVQGPKIGAPIVKLRGGERRHFTEMFKAHGGAVPGSTWHRALNPEA; encoded by the coding sequence ATGACCCGGATTCCTGCCCAATTATTCAAAAGCGCATTGAAGCTGGTTCAGCCCCGGGCGCTGAAATCCTCAGCAAGCTATTGCGACGCAATACCGGTCATTGTCGAAGGCGAGGTAGCTGCTCCTGCACCGCAATTAGCGGCGTCGCCAGGCGCTGCGATTCCCAAGAAATTGTGGACCTACTGGAACCATGCTCAGCCCGACTCGTTTGTGCGCGAATGCATCCAGAGCTGGCGTTTGCAGTGTCCGGATTATGAAGTATGCCTTGTGCATCCTGGCAACCTGGCCCAGTACGTGGCTCAAGAAGCTTTGCCTGCCCGGTTCCATGAGCTGCATCCCACCAAGCAATCTGACTGGCTGCGCCTGTACCTGGTGGCGCTGCATGGAGGCTTCTGGCTGGATGCCAGCACCCTGCTGACGCGCTCATTGGGCTGGATGCAGGCAGCCGTCGACTCCAGGACTGAGTTTGTGGGTTTCTATCTTGAGAAATTCACCACCCAGGTGCAGACGCCGGTGATCGAAAGCTGGGCATTTGGCGCTTTGGCGGGCTCCGGTTTCATCGTCGCCTGGCAGCGGGAATTTCACCAGGCCTTGATTGTCGAGGGAACCGAGGCCTATCTGCGGCGGCTTCAGGCACAGCCCGATTGGGTCGACATCCGGCAGAACATTGGCGATCCCCATTACCTGCTGATCCATGTCACGGCACAGCAGGTGCTGCGCCAAAGACAGTATTCACGCATGGCCTTGTTCAAGGCCGAGGACTCGGCCTATTACTATCACCATGCCTTGCGCTGGAAATGGTATTTGCTGTATCCCCAGCTGTGTCGGGTCCAGGGGCCGAAGATCGGTGCTCCCATCGTCAAGCTCAGGGGCGGAGAGAGGCGGCATTTCACGGAAATGTTCAAGGCACACGGCGGGGCAGTGCCAGGCAGCACTTGGCACCGGGCTCTTAATCCCGAGGCATAA
- a CDS encoding fumarylacetoacetate hydrolase family protein yields MSENNDCKSGWCGPAPFANTPPIGLAPELQTQDEVLPDWKTLWPDLPEDSYATADALWWSRKLGAAQAQGADVAALMRDAADARAVQSALARTWNWWPADRAPRYWKSGGPDREAALLHVPLPEEGIRQGVNPVPAPATVFNLRNAEAEIALRIGRDVSAKQAAALDYDSALALVDAVCVAVEWVDVRWRDGTKAPALALLADGQCHGGLALGEWQSASVIAGRDWARQLCTVTVNGGLPQRFTGTHSLGDPAWLLVDWLQHVAREYGSVPAGTVVTTGTWCGCMPLQAGDRFEMEFDGLGGLGWQF; encoded by the coding sequence ATGTCTGAAAACAATGATTGCAAAAGCGGCTGGTGCGGCCCGGCACCGTTTGCCAATACCCCGCCCATTGGGCTGGCTCCCGAGCTGCAGACGCAGGATGAGGTGCTGCCCGACTGGAAGACGTTGTGGCCTGATTTGCCCGAGGACAGCTATGCCACGGCCGATGCGCTGTGGTGGTCGCGCAAACTGGGCGCGGCCCAGGCCCAGGGGGCCGACGTGGCAGCGCTGATGCGCGATGCCGCCGATGCCCGTGCCGTGCAAAGCGCGCTGGCGCGCACCTGGAACTGGTGGCCCGCCGATCGCGCGCCGCGCTACTGGAAGTCCGGCGGCCCCGACCGCGAGGCGGCGCTGCTGCATGTGCCGCTGCCCGAGGAAGGCATTCGCCAGGGCGTGAACCCGGTGCCCGCGCCCGCCACCGTCTTCAATCTGCGCAATGCCGAGGCCGAGATCGCCTTGCGCATAGGCCGGGATGTGAGCGCCAAGCAGGCCGCAGCCCTCGATTACGACAGCGCGCTGGCGCTGGTGGATGCCGTCTGCGTGGCCGTGGAATGGGTGGATGTGCGCTGGCGCGACGGCACCAAGGCCCCGGCCCTGGCTCTGCTGGCCGACGGCCAGTGCCATGGCGGACTGGCCCTGGGCGAGTGGCAGAGCGCTTCCGTCATCGCCGGTCGCGACTGGGCGCGGCAGCTGTGCACGGTGACCGTGAATGGCGGCTTGCCGCAGCGCTTCACCGGAACGCACAGCCTGGGCGATCCGGCCTGGCTGCTCGTGGACTGGCTGCAGCATGTGGCGCGCGAATACGGCAGCGTGCCTGCCGGCACCGTGGTGACGACGGGAACCTGGTGCGGCTGCATGCCGCTGCAGGCCGGCGATCGCTTCGAGATGGAGTTCGACGGCCTGGGCGGACTGGGCTGGCAGTTCTGA
- a CDS encoding Glu/Leu/Phe/Val family dehydrogenase gives MQAKDSSALSTAHALPSYLNPDHLGPWGIYLQQVDRVTPYLGSLARWVETLKRPKRILIVDVPIEMDDGRIAHFEGYRVQHNLSRGPGKGGVRFHQDVTLSEVMALSAWMSIKNAAVNVPYGGAKGGIRVDPRKLSKAELERLTRRYTSEIGLLIGPTKDIPAPDVNTNGQVMAWMMDTYSMNTGATATGVVTGKPVDLGGSLGRVEATGRGVFTVGVEAAKLTGLNVHGARVAVQGFGNVGGTAGKLFADAGAKVVAVQDHTGTIQNANGLDVTALLEHVGNTGGVGGFAGGEAMDAAAFWGVDCDILIPAALEGQITEENAGQIKAKLVIEGANGPTTPEADDILSEKGVLVLPDVIANAGGVTVSYFEWVQDFSSFFWTEDEINARLVRIMQEAFAGVWAVAQEHKVTLRTATFIVACKRILHAREARGLYP, from the coding sequence ATGCAAGCCAAAGACTCTTCAGCGCTGTCCACAGCGCATGCTCTGCCCTCCTACCTCAACCCCGATCATCTCGGTCCCTGGGGCATTTATCTGCAACAGGTCGACCGTGTCACCCCCTACCTGGGCTCGCTGGCCCGCTGGGTGGAAACGCTCAAGCGCCCCAAGCGCATCCTGATCGTCGATGTCCCCATCGAGATGGACGACGGCCGTATCGCCCATTTCGAGGGCTACCGCGTGCAGCACAACCTGAGCCGCGGTCCCGGCAAGGGCGGTGTGCGCTTCCACCAGGATGTGACGCTGTCCGAGGTGATGGCACTGTCGGCCTGGATGAGCATCAAGAATGCAGCCGTGAACGTGCCCTACGGCGGCGCCAAGGGCGGCATCCGTGTCGACCCGCGAAAGCTGTCCAAGGCCGAACTGGAGCGCCTGACACGCCGCTATACCAGCGAAATCGGTCTGCTGATCGGCCCCACCAAGGACATTCCGGCACCTGACGTGAACACCAACGGTCAGGTCATGGCCTGGATGATGGACACCTACTCCATGAACACAGGCGCCACGGCCACCGGCGTGGTCACGGGCAAGCCCGTGGATCTGGGCGGTTCGCTGGGTCGCGTCGAGGCCACGGGCCGCGGTGTGTTCACCGTGGGCGTGGAAGCCGCCAAGCTCACCGGCCTGAATGTGCATGGCGCACGCGTGGCCGTGCAGGGCTTCGGCAATGTGGGCGGCACGGCGGGCAAGCTGTTTGCCGATGCCGGTGCCAAGGTCGTGGCCGTGCAGGACCATACGGGCACCATTCAGAACGCCAATGGCCTGGATGTGACGGCATTGCTGGAACATGTGGGCAATACCGGCGGTGTGGGTGGCTTTGCCGGTGGCGAGGCCATGGATGCTGCCGCCTTCTGGGGCGTGGATTGCGACATCCTGATCCCGGCGGCACTGGAAGGCCAGATCACCGAGGAAAACGCCGGCCAGATCAAGGCCAAGCTGGTGATCGAAGGTGCCAACGGCCCCACCACTCCCGAGGCTGACGACATCCTCAGCGAAAAAGGCGTGCTGGTTCTGCCCGACGTGATTGCGAATGCCGGCGGCGTGACCGTGAGCTACTTCGAGTGGGTGCAGGATTTCTCCAGCTTCTTCTGGACCGAAGACGAGATCAACGCCCGTCTGGTGCGCATCATGCAGGAAGCCTTTGCCGGCGTCTGGGCCGTGGCCCAGGAGCACAAGGTGACACTGCGCACCGCCACCTTCATCGTGGCCTGCAAGCGCATTCTCCATGCCCGCGAGGCGCGCGGCCTGTATCCATGA
- the radA gene encoding DNA repair protein RadA yields MAKEKTTFTCNACGGTSPRWLGKCPGCGAWNTLVETVADSASGGKNRLSQPQGYAGLANAQPVTPLSAIEAQDVARTPSGIEELDRVLGGGVVEGGVVLIGGDPGIGKSTLLLQAMDALHRIGLPTLYVTGEESGAQVALRSRRLGLDNSQVNVLAEIQLEKILATVEATQPAVVVIDSIQTVYSDQLSSAPGSVAQVRECAAHLTRAAKTTGITIILVGHVTKDGALAGPRVLEHMVDTVLYFEGDTHSNFRLVRAIKNRFGAVNEIGVFAMTEKGLKGVTNPSAIFLSQHSEPVPGSCVLVTLEGTRPMLVEIQALVDQGGPAARRLSVGLDRDRLAMLLAVLNRHAGVACADQDVFVNAVGGVRINEPAADLAVMLAITSSLRGKSLPKGFIAFGEVGLAGEVRPAPRGQERLKEAAKLGFTIAVVPKANAPKKPITGLTIHAVERVDEAINIVRGIG; encoded by the coding sequence ATGGCCAAAGAGAAAACCACTTTCACCTGCAACGCCTGTGGCGGCACCAGCCCGCGCTGGCTGGGCAAATGCCCGGGCTGCGGCGCCTGGAACACCCTGGTCGAGACCGTGGCCGACTCCGCCTCGGGCGGCAAGAACCGCCTGAGCCAGCCCCAGGGCTATGCAGGTCTGGCCAATGCCCAGCCCGTCACCCCGTTGTCGGCCATCGAGGCCCAGGATGTGGCGCGCACCCCCAGCGGCATCGAGGAGCTGGACCGCGTGCTGGGCGGCGGCGTGGTGGAAGGCGGCGTGGTGCTGATCGGCGGAGACCCTGGAATAGGTAAGTCCACACTTCTTTTGCAGGCCATGGATGCATTGCATCGCATAGGCCTGCCCACGCTCTATGTAACGGGCGAGGAAAGCGGCGCCCAGGTGGCGCTGCGCTCGCGCCGGCTCGGGCTGGACAACAGCCAGGTCAATGTGCTGGCCGAGATCCAGCTCGAGAAAATCCTCGCCACCGTGGAGGCCACCCAGCCCGCCGTGGTGGTGATCGACTCGATCCAGACCGTGTATTCGGACCAGCTCTCCTCGGCTCCGGGATCCGTGGCCCAGGTACGCGAATGCGCGGCCCATCTGACGCGCGCGGCCAAGACCACGGGCATCACCATCATTCTGGTGGGCCATGTGACCAAGGATGGCGCGCTGGCCGGCCCGCGCGTGCTCGAGCACATGGTGGACACGGTGCTTTACTTCGAAGGCGACACGCACAGCAACTTCCGTCTGGTACGCGCCATCAAGAACCGCTTCGGTGCCGTCAACGAGATCGGTGTCTTCGCGATGACGGAAAAAGGCCTCAAGGGCGTGACCAATCCCAGCGCAATCTTCCTGAGCCAGCACAGCGAACCCGTGCCCGGCAGCTGCGTGCTGGTGACGCTGGAGGGCACGCGCCCCATGCTGGTGGAAATCCAGGCGCTGGTGGACCAGGGCGGCCCGGCCGCACGCCGCCTCTCCGTCGGCCTGGACCGCGACCGTCTGGCCATGCTGCTGGCCGTGCTCAACCGCCATGCGGGCGTGGCCTGCGCCGACCAGGATGTCTTCGTCAATGCCGTGGGCGGCGTGCGCATCAATGAGCCTGCAGCCGACCTGGCAGTGATGTTGGCAATCACTTCCAGTTTGCGCGGCAAGTCGCTGCCCAAGGGCTTTATCGCGTTTGGCGAGGTCGGCCTGGCCGGCGAGGTGCGCCCCGCCCCTCGCGGTCAGGAGCGTCTCAAGGAAGCAGCAAAGCTGGGATTCACTATCGCCGTGGTTCCCAAGGCCAATGCCCCAAAGAAGCCCATCACCGGCCTGACCATCCATGCCGTGGAGCGCGTTGATGAAGCCATCAACATCGTGCGCGGCATTGGTTGA
- a CDS encoding glycerate kinase, translated as MNLRNILVPLGLIVLVIAAYNSAGWPGVAAVAGGILMWGLLHFTRLMSIMKKASDRPIGYVGSAVMLNAKLKPKVPLVHVVAMTRSLGQRLSEEGQSPEIYRWTDGSQSHVTCEFVAGRLMKWELQRPEPKEELNPTAAQATARTSEPTSP; from the coding sequence ATGAATTTGCGCAATATTTTGGTTCCCCTGGGCTTGATCGTGCTGGTGATCGCGGCCTACAACTCTGCGGGCTGGCCCGGCGTGGCGGCGGTGGCAGGCGGCATCCTCATGTGGGGGCTGCTGCACTTCACGCGCCTGATGTCCATCATGAAGAAGGCGTCGGACCGGCCTATCGGCTATGTGGGCAGCGCCGTGATGCTCAATGCCAAGCTCAAGCCCAAGGTCCCGCTGGTCCATGTGGTGGCCATGACCCGCTCCCTGGGCCAGCGCCTGTCCGAAGAAGGCCAGAGCCCCGAGATCTACCGCTGGACCGACGGCTCGCAGTCCCATGTGACCTGCGAGTTCGTCGCCGGCCGCCTCATGAAGTGGGAGCTGCAGCGTCCCGAGCCCAAGGAAGAGCTGAACCCGACTGCCGCGCAGGCAACAGCCCGGACATCGGAGCCGACCTCCCCCTAA
- a CDS encoding zinc-finger domain-containing protein codes for MTTNAVVELAAKDLNAQGGVFCPSPKADMKLWNSHPKVYLDVAKTGDAKCPYCGTTYRLKAGEVFAGGH; via the coding sequence ATGACCACGAATGCCGTCGTCGAACTGGCCGCCAAAGACCTCAACGCACAAGGTGGCGTGTTCTGCCCCAGCCCCAAGGCCGACATGAAGCTGTGGAACAGCCACCCCAAGGTCTATCTGGATGTGGCCAAGACCGGCGACGCCAAGTGCCCTTATTGCGGCACGACCTACCGCCTCAAGGCCGGTGAGGTGTTTGCTGGCGGGCATTGA
- a CDS encoding PPK2 family polyphosphate kinase, protein MPQSIFTSSDAALRERWKALQPGAAAVKAGRCELAGFDPGTKPFSGGSKTQDRASVEALAEELDALQNLFYADRRFKLLVILQGMDAAGKDGTLRAVFGRMSPLGVRSVGWKAPTDVEKSHDYLWRIHQQMPGAGEIVLFNRSQYEDVLVPVVNGWLTPEQQTQRYAQINDFERMLSETGTVIVKFMLHISKDEQRERLQQRLDDPSKHWKFDENDLKVRAQWDDYQQAYGRLLAATHTPWAPWTIVPADSKTHRNLMVATVLREVLGNLELKYPPGAPGLDHIQVR, encoded by the coding sequence ATGCCGCAATCGATCTTCACCAGCAGCGATGCCGCGCTGCGCGAACGCTGGAAGGCCCTGCAACCGGGCGCCGCTGCCGTCAAGGCCGGACGCTGCGAGCTGGCCGGGTTCGATCCCGGCACCAAGCCCTTCTCGGGCGGCAGCAAGACCCAGGACAGGGCCAGTGTCGAAGCCCTGGCCGAGGAGCTGGACGCGCTGCAGAACCTGTTCTACGCCGACCGGCGCTTCAAGCTGCTGGTCATACTGCAGGGCATGGACGCAGCCGGCAAGGACGGCACGCTGCGCGCTGTCTTCGGTCGCATGTCGCCGCTGGGCGTGCGCTCCGTGGGCTGGAAGGCGCCCACCGACGTGGAGAAGTCCCACGACTACCTGTGGCGCATTCACCAGCAGATGCCGGGTGCGGGCGAGATCGTGCTCTTCAACCGCAGCCAGTACGAGGATGTGCTGGTGCCCGTGGTCAACGGCTGGCTCACGCCCGAGCAGCAGACCCAGCGCTATGCGCAGATCAACGACTTCGAGCGCATGCTCAGCGAGACCGGCACGGTGATCGTCAAGTTCATGCTGCACATCAGCAAGGACGAACAGCGCGAGCGGCTGCAGCAGCGGCTGGACGACCCCAGCAAGCACTGGAAGTTCGACGAGAACGACCTCAAGGTGCGCGCCCAGTGGGACGACTACCAGCAGGCCTACGGCCGGCTGCTGGCTGCCACGCACACGCCATGGGCGCCCTGGACCATTGTGCCCGCCGACTCCAAGACCCACCGCAATCTGATGGTGGCCACGGTGCTGCGCGAGGTGCTGGGCAATCTGGAACTGAAATATCCGCCCGGCGCACCGGGGCTGGATCACATCCAGGTCCGATGA
- a CDS encoding muconate cycloisomerase family protein, whose protein sequence is MTTSFPIERITARILDIPTIRPHKLSFGAINRQSPVIVQLWLRNGATGFGEAATIGGPSWNEESPESIHHAVTNHLAPALTGQDGARIEACLARMDLACRGNAFAKSAVEMALLDAVARSLQVPVWQLLGGKQHDSLPLAWTLASGDVERDLAEAQLRLEQGRHRIFKLKIGARTPEADLAHVSQIARGLQGRATLTVDVNQAWDGATARRFLPPMIEAGVSLIEQPVAQWNVPALRELTATLPSTALVMADESVCTPHDAMRLAREQACHVFSLKVAKHGGLLRTRQVAAIAQAADIGWYGGTMLETSIGSAASAHVFATLGGRHHNCELFGPQLLVDDIVAERMPIADFALQLPDGPGLGVEVDAAQLDRFDRARQGLQPTHIDLGAAPSSAPVSAPAPSAR, encoded by the coding sequence ATGACCACCAGCTTCCCCATCGAACGCATTACCGCGCGCATCCTGGACATTCCCACCATACGTCCGCACAAGCTGTCGTTCGGCGCCATCAACCGCCAAAGCCCGGTCATTGTCCAGCTGTGGCTGCGCAACGGCGCCACGGGCTTCGGCGAGGCAGCCACCATCGGCGGCCCGTCGTGGAACGAGGAGTCGCCCGAGAGCATCCACCACGCCGTCACCAACCATCTGGCCCCGGCCCTCACGGGCCAGGACGGCGCGCGCATCGAGGCTTGCCTGGCCCGCATGGACCTGGCCTGCCGCGGCAATGCCTTTGCCAAGAGCGCCGTGGAGATGGCCCTACTCGACGCCGTGGCACGCAGCCTGCAGGTTCCCGTGTGGCAGCTGCTGGGCGGCAAGCAGCACGACAGCCTGCCGCTGGCCTGGACGCTGGCCAGCGGCGATGTGGAACGCGACCTGGCCGAGGCCCAGCTGCGTCTGGAACAGGGCCGCCACCGCATCTTCAAGCTCAAGATCGGTGCCCGAACGCCCGAGGCCGATCTGGCCCACGTGAGCCAGATCGCGCGCGGCCTGCAGGGCCGCGCCACGCTGACCGTGGACGTGAACCAGGCCTGGGACGGTGCCACCGCACGGCGCTTTCTGCCGCCCATGATCGAGGCCGGCGTCAGCCTCATCGAGCAGCCCGTGGCCCAGTGGAATGTGCCCGCGCTGCGCGAGCTCACGGCCACGCTGCCGTCCACGGCCCTGGTCATGGCCGATGAGAGCGTGTGCACGCCGCACGACGCCATGCGCCTGGCGCGCGAGCAGGCCTGCCACGTGTTTTCGCTCAAGGTCGCCAAGCACGGCGGTCTGCTGCGCACGCGCCAGGTCGCCGCCATCGCCCAGGCCGCCGACATCGGCTGGTACGGCGGCACCATGCTCGAAACCTCGATAGGCTCGGCCGCCTCGGCCCATGTGTTCGCCACGCTGGGCGGGCGCCACCACAACTGCGAACTGTTCGGCCCCCAGTTGCTGGTGGACGACATCGTGGCCGAGCGCATGCCGATTGCCGACTTCGCCCTGCAATTGCCCGACGGCCCCGGCCTGGGTGTGGAAGTGGATGCTGCCCAGCTCGACCGCTTCGACCGCGCGCGCCAGGGCCTGCAACCCACGCACATCGACCTCGGCGCCGCACCTTCATCCGCCCCCGTGTCTGCGCCTGCCCCCTCAGCCCGCTGA
- a CDS encoding tripartite tricarboxylate transporter substrate binding protein gives MQRRLLCTLAALPAVLGLSALAAAAHAQTPEANWPSKPIRWIVPFPPGGAMDAIARTLGEKAARTLGQPFVIENRPGAGGNIGADFVAKSPADGYTLMITSIGMATNKPLYRKLSYDPIKDFAPVGVLAVVPNILVTNATQPQIKSVTDVVAAAKAAPGKLTYASAGNGTSIHLAGEVFTSLAGVDMLHIPYKGSGPAVSDLLGGQVNYMFDSITSARPHIQSGKLRALAVTTAKRSTSMPDVPTMEEAGIKGYEVSPWFAAFVPAGTPPAIVKKLNQTLVAAMKQPDVIERFQAIGAEVVGSTPEEAARHLQTESQRWTRLINERGIHMD, from the coding sequence ATGCAACGCCGCCTTCTCTGCACCCTCGCCGCCCTGCCCGCCGTCCTCGGCCTGAGCGCCCTGGCCGCCGCCGCCCATGCCCAGACGCCCGAGGCCAACTGGCCGAGCAAGCCCATTCGCTGGATCGTGCCCTTCCCGCCGGGCGGCGCCATGGATGCCATCGCCCGCACCCTGGGCGAGAAGGCCGCGCGCACGCTGGGCCAGCCCTTCGTCATCGAGAACCGCCCCGGCGCGGGCGGCAACATCGGCGCCGACTTCGTGGCCAAGTCCCCGGCCGACGGCTACACGCTGATGATCACCTCCATCGGCATGGCCACCAACAAGCCGCTGTACCGCAAGCTCAGCTATGACCCGATCAAGGACTTCGCGCCCGTGGGCGTGCTGGCCGTGGTGCCCAACATCCTGGTCACCAACGCCACCCAGCCCCAGATCAAGAGCGTGACCGACGTGGTGGCCGCGGCAAAGGCCGCGCCGGGCAAGCTGACCTATGCCTCGGCCGGCAACGGCACCTCCATTCACCTGGCCGGCGAAGTCTTCACCTCGCTGGCGGGCGTGGACATGCTGCACATCCCCTACAAGGGATCAGGCCCCGCCGTCTCCGACCTGCTGGGCGGTCAGGTCAACTACATGTTCGACTCCATCACCTCGGCGCGTCCCCACATCCAGTCGGGCAAGCTGCGCGCGCTGGCCGTGACCACGGCCAAGCGCTCGACCAGCATGCCCGATGTACCCACCATGGAGGAAGCAGGCATCAAGGGCTATGAAGTCTCGCCCTGGTTCGCCGCCTTCGTGCCCGCCGGCACGCCGCCGGCCATCGTGAAGAAGCTCAATCAGACCTTGGTGGCCGCCATGAAGCAGCCCGACGTGATCGAGCGCTTCCAGGCCATAGGCGCCGAGGTCGTGGGCTCCACGCCCGAGGAAGCGGCACGTCACCTGCAGACCGAAAGCCAGCGCTGGACGCGGCTGATCAACGAGCGCGGCATCCACATGGACTGA